The genomic stretch ACACCTGGCTGGAGAGAGCAAATATTACCATGGGTTATTCCACGAACCTCCTCTTTGATTTCGTTGATCTGGATGATCTGTGCAAGGATATCGAAGGCGAACTGGACTCCCAATCCCTGGGAGCAGGCTTTTCTTCCCAAGGGCAGCGGATCGATGAGTTCGTGGAACATAGAAGTGCGTTGTTAAACTATACCAGTGATGTCTTATATGATATTGATGAATATCTGGAAAATCCACTTTATAAAGGGTTTAATAATGCCGTGGATCTGATGGCTGCCATTGATATGAGAGATGCAAAAACAGATAATACAATAGGGCTACAGGAACATACAAGTATGTATGTAGGTGCTGGAATGTATGATGAGGTTGGGGGAGATATGCTCTCTCTTAATCTGGAGGATTTTATAGGCAGCCGTAATAAGAATAAAAGTCTCACTAATTATCAGAAAGTAGATGATTTTGCGGATTTATTTGCAAAAGACTATGAAAATATGGTAAATAATGATAAAATAGACCCAAGTAAAAAGACTTTGCAGGAGTATCTGGACAGCCTGGTATTAAAAGAATTCGCCCATAAAAAGGACTCCCCCTTCTGGATGGAACTATTAGAATCGTTAAGCGAGATTACTGTCGTTATTCCCATGATTGAGGCAGCAACGGGTAAAACCCTTATAACAGGAGATTATCTGACGGGTGATGAACAAGCTTTTAAGGTAGTATCAGGGGTAGTAAGCCTGGCGACCTTAGGATATGGAGCGTATGGAGCGATAGTCACGAAAGGCGGGGGAGCAGCTTTCGGTAAAATTTTTGCTGCGGATATACTGGCTGAGGCAGTGTCAGGGTCAACCGTAATTGTTTGTGATAAGGCAGGAGTGCCTTCTACTGTGACGGTCGCTTTGGCGATTTTTTTAGGATCTACTACAGGAGTCATTGCGGATAAAGCATTGCTTAAAAATATACCATCGCTTAAAAACGGAATTGAGATTGATGATACTGTAAAATACAAAAAATATTGGGATGATGTTGCTAATGGGAAGTATGATATACCTTACGGAATGACATCTGAGGAATATGCTCAGTATTTGAAAGGTCTGGATAAGGTTGATAACGCTATTAAAGGGTCAGATGATGTAATTAAGGGTGGCAGTACATCTGTTCAACATGCTGTTGGAAGTGCTAATCAAGCGCAAAGTGTTTTAGATGGGATTAATCCAAAATATTTTAATACTGAGAGCAGATTTGGTAAAGGATTCTACGTTGGTGGAGATGGTAAAACAATAGTTGCAGAACTAGCAGAACATGGAAATAAAGCAAATTACGCAATTAGTTACGATATGAATTTGTCAGGACAGAAGGTGCTAGATTTAACGAATCCGCAAGTATCATCGCAATGGGATTATATACCCAAACTTACATCTACGGATGCTTGTAAAGAAATAGGCACATTAGCTAGAAACCAAGGATATGATGCAATAATATTTCAATCATATCGAGGTGATGGCATAAATTATGTTATTTATAATAATTTTGATGATATTTTAATTCCTAGAATAGTAACACCAATAGATTAGCGAGGAGACAATTATGGGTGATATAAATATTAGAGTAAGAAAAGAAGTAATAAAATGTAAAAAATGTGGTAATCCAAAGTCTTTTTTCTATTTATCCGATTTTGCATATGGTCAAAGATTGATTTTTCTGAAAGATGCTACTAAATATGCTTTTATTAATTTAATTGAAGATATATATTTTTTGGATTATACAAATATGGTGAAAGAAATATTATCAGAAAATTCAATTGATTTTACAAATGAGACTTTAGATGATATTGTAAATGAAACTTACGGGATTACATGTGATTTAATTGACGAATGCGTAGTTGATTTTTCTCAAACGCAAAAAAAATGTAATGTATGTCACTCAACAGAGTTTGAGAGAAACCTAATTGAACCAGAGTCTTTAATAGAAATAGAAGTACCTGTAATTTCACATAATAGATGGGAAGTTATGAGTCGAGATGAGAGAAAGGAAATAGTTAAAAAAGAATTAATATCTAAAAATAAGATATTATTAATTTAAATTATGGTTATACTTTAGGACTTCCAACTACCTAAATCCCAGTCTCTTAATTCAGTATCATGGCTCTCACGAAGTGACGTAATCCATGATATGAATTAAGAGACTTTAGCGAAAAAATTTGCATTGGGTATACTATCGGATTTTTAGGTGTAGTTCCAATAAGTTCATATAAACGTACTTTTTGTAGCAAAAAAATTTGTTGCGAAAGGTGCGTTTTATTATGCGAATTAAAAAAATGGATTCAAAATCAATTATTCTCCATGAGGAGACCGAAGTAAAATTCAAAACAGCGGGAAACACCCGAGAAGTCCAATTTTCTGCAGGAGTTAACAGAAGATGTCCGATACAGAATATCTCTAAGGACAAATACCTTGATAGAGAAACTGGAGAAATCAAAGAGAGAAAGAAATCTGAGAACCGTTACCAGTCTCCTAAAAGCGTCAGAAAGAGTATTAACAAACTGATGGATTTGATACGGTGTAATGCCACAGAGACAAGCTATTGTAAATGGCTTACTCTGACTTATGCGGATGCAAAGACAAATCATGAAAAAGTATATGAAGATGGAAAAATATTTCTGAGGAGATTGCAACGATATTTGAATAACCAGACTGATTTATCAGATGGTCAAAAGACGTTTAAACGTATTACAGTAGCAGAGCCACAGGGCGAGAAGCATGATAATTCATGGCATCTGCATATCCTGTTGATATTTGAAGATGTAGCACCGTTTATAATAAATGATACAATAACAGAGTTATGGGGGCATGGGATAACAGATACACATAAAGTTTATGATGCAGATGGTCTTGCCTTGTATTTCAAAGTTTATCTTAGTGATGTTGAATATACTGAGGGTGATGAAAATTATGATGTAGTAAAAAAAGCTGTGAACAGAGAGTCAAAGCAGTTTATCAAAGGTGGCAGACTTAAATATTATCCCACAGGAATGCCACTTTTCTCAGCCAGTAGAGGCATGAGCCGACCAATGGTAGAGAAAATAAGCCATAAAGAAGCAATGGAACGTGTCAGTGATTTTACATTGGTGTACCAAGAAACATTTTTGATTGGTGATGAGTGTAAAGTAGGAAATATTATTGATAAAAGATATTATAAGAAGCAATGACAAACCAGAAGCGGCAGATATTTGAAAGAAAATCTGTCATTTTGACTTATACTAAATTGATTTCATCCATACTGATATGGTATCAGAACATGAAATAAAATTAAGTGCTTTTTCAGTCAAAGGGGTACTAATCTCTTGCAGAGGCTCCTTTTTCAAATAGGAACTTTAAGTTCCATTCAATCAATCTAAGTCACAAAAGTTGCCATAAAAAAGTGGCATTTTAGGGAATAAAAAATTTCTGGCATCTATATTTCTGAAAATTCCTTGATAAACCGTGCAATTCTGTAAGTTAGAAAACGAATATCAAAGTGTCATCGGGAAAGCCACATTTACCTCTTTTTTTGCAATATAGGAACTTGTCACAATTTTATGGATTTGTATCTGCTTCTTAAGGACTCTCATATTTTATTAATCTGTATGTAGCAAGTGATATGAATTTTCATTGTATTTATAACGGATTGGAGAGTGATTGATATGGTTTATGGCATTATTTCTGAGAAAGATAATGAGACTACAAGAACGGTGTTTCGAAGTAAGAAGATAACAGATGGTCAGATTTATTCCGTTAGCCAGTTGGGGGTATTCATTCCTTGCCTTTGGTTGGTTTGCCCACACGATTGCACATGTTGCCCTACGTTGACTTCTATCGCCCTTGGTGCAAACTACTGCCAGTCCGATTCAAAAATTGCACGTTGGGCGAATTACGGCTCAGCTTGTAAGTTCCTATTCGTACTGGTTTAGGAACTAGGCGGAACACGGGGCAATGTATCTTGGGGGTATTGGTTTTATGGAACTTTACTGGTGTAGTGATTGGAACTTGGCAGGATTTTAAGGGTTTCACAGCTTATTGAATTATAAGAGAAGGAGTGGATTTTGATATGAATAAGCGAACAAGAGCGATTGATACAGATACCTATAAACTAATTATTGCTACCATGAAAACTGGTTTTGAGTATGATGGTGTTGTCTATAAGCCAAATGAAAGAATTGTTACTGTACTGGTATTGGAATATAACCTTGGCTTGCGTGTAGGTGATATTCTAAATCTGACGATGGAGTCCTTCGTGAAAGATGGTAGTCGGTATCGTTTGGATATCCATGAACAGAAAACGGGTAAGTATCGGAATTTTACCGTACCTGTGGATATTTACAGCTATATTAGGGATTATGCTTATGAGAATGGGATTCATCTCAGAGCCAGAATGTTCCCTATCACAGAACGGGCGGTATTGAAGCATTTAAAGTAGTATGTGAGTATCTTGGATTAACTGGTGTCGGCAGTCATTCATTTCGTAAGGCATTCGCCACCAATGTATATGTGAACAATCATTATAATATCGAACTGGTCAGAACTCTGCTCTAGCATTCCAGTGTGCTTGTGACACAGAGGTATATCGGAATCGGTTCTAAGGAATTAGAAGATGCCATTCAGAAAAATATCTGCCTTGGGTAGAAAAGTGAAAATTTCAAAGGCAATGAGCATAATCCGCATGGTACTTGGCATTTCGCCAGTATGGTGCGGATTTTTCTATGTAAATTAGTAAGATGGCTCGAAAAAAGTTCGTAGTTTTTAGAAAAAGTGCTTGACAGAGGCGTAGCGGTCTTTAGAATACCTGAAACTATTTCTCCTACTATGTTCTTTGGCTGAGAATGAAGAATTTGATTTTCTCTTGTGATTTTTCTGTATGAGATGGTGGCAGTTTTGGCGGTCTTGCAAAAAGTGTGATTTGTATAATAGGGGTAGGCGGTGTAATACCTGTCGCTTCTACAGAATTAACTTGAAATGCGACGGCACAGAGAGTTAATATCACACACAACTTCAAAAGCAGTTCGTAAGTCTTTTGAAGTCTCTGCAGTTCTTGCAGGAGCAGACATTCTCCATGAAAGTCGGCGGTATCCGTGGATGTTATCCAAAGATATTTTGAGTCCGACCAGAAATGGATAGACTTAGCCACCCTTGTCCACCCAGTTGCAAAAGCGTAATTCTGGGACAGAGACTTATCAGTTGAGGTTGTCAGTGTTTCGACCAAACATAGAGAGAATGGAGAGTTTATTATGATTAAGGAAAAGTATATTTATGTGGGTATTGATTTACATAAGGAGACCCACACAGCGGTTATTTTAGACTGTTTTAATAACAAACTGGGTGAGATTACATTCGCCAATACACCAGCAGAATTTCCGAGATTGGTGAGGAAAGTGAAGAAGTATTGTAACGATGGAAAAGAACCAGTCTATGGTCTTGAGAATGCCTATGGTTATGGTCGAGCACTTGCGGTATGGCTGATTGATAAAAAGTATATCGTGAAAGACGTGAATACTTCCATCTCCAACCGACAGGCAAAGCACCG from Anaerocolumna sp. AGMB13020 encodes the following:
- a CDS encoding internalin N-terminal domain-containing protein, with translation MAKSIHFWSDSKYLWITSTDTADFHGECLLLQELQRLQKTYELLLKLCVILTLCAVAFQVNSVEATGITPPTPIIQITLFARPPKLPPSHTEKSQEKIKFFILSQRT
- a CDS encoding rolling circle replication-associated protein, with the translated sequence MRIKKMDSKSIILHEETEVKFKTAGNTREVQFSAGVNRRCPIQNISKDKYLDRETGEIKERKKSENRYQSPKSVRKSINKLMDLIRCNATETSYCKWLTLTYADAKTNHEKVYEDGKIFLRRLQRYLNNQTDLSDGQKTFKRITVAEPQGEKHDNSWHLHILLIFEDVAPFIINDTITELWGHGITDTHKVYDADGLALYFKVYLSDVEYTEGDENYDVVKKAVNRESKQFIKGGRLKYYPTGMPLFSASRGMSRPMVEKISHKEAMERVSDFTLVYQETFLIGDECKVGNIIDKRYYKKQ
- a CDS encoding pre-toxin TG domain-containing protein — protein: MVRQLGREIIDKYTWLERANITMGYSTNLLFDFVDLDDLCKDIEGELDSQSLGAGFSSQGQRIDEFVEHRSALLNYTSDVLYDIDEYLENPLYKGFNNAVDLMAAIDMRDAKTDNTIGLQEHTSMYVGAGMYDEVGGDMLSLNLEDFIGSRNKNKSLTNYQKVDDFADLFAKDYENMVNNDKIDPSKKTLQEYLDSLVLKEFAHKKDSPFWMELLESLSEITVVIPMIEAATGKTLITGDYLTGDEQAFKVVSGVVSLATLGYGAYGAIVTKGGGAAFGKIFAADILAEAVSGSTVIVCDKAGVPSTVTVALAIFLGSTTGVIADKALLKNIPSLKNGIEIDDTVKYKKYWDDVANGKYDIPYGMTSEEYAQYLKGLDKVDNAIKGSDDVIKGGSTSVQHAVGSANQAQSVLDGINPKYFNTESRFGKGFYVGGDGKTIVAELAEHGNKANYAISYDMNLSGQKVLDLTNPQVSSQWDYIPKLTSTDACKEIGTLARNQGYDAIIFQSYRGDGINYVIYNNFDDILIPRIVTPID